A stretch of the Drosophila sulfurigaster albostrigata strain 15112-1811.04 chromosome 2L, ASM2355843v2, whole genome shotgun sequence genome encodes the following:
- the LOC133843204 gene encoding GATA zinc finger domain-containing protein 14-like isoform X2 codes for MLYKHNNDDNHHHHNNHMLYNHIYHHNNNNHYYNNTLLHNDNNHHYNNHHNNDNNHMLYNNIYHNNNHHYNNDNNHMLYNHNNHHHHNNNNHMLYYHYYNNDNHYHHYNNDDNNNHMLYKHYNNNHHHNYNHLLYIYYNNDNNHHYNNHHYNNHYYNNDNNNHMLYKHYNNNHHHNYYNNNHLLYIYYNNDNNHHDNNHNHYHHYDNHLLYNHNHHHPCNDNNNNHLLYNHHNNNHVLHLYNNPVHLGITYDAYNNLLPATDNKTLFRDDDNSLLITSNNHISDNSFLLVEVVLE; via the exons atgctctacaagcacaacaacgacgacaaccaccaccaccacaacaaccacatgcTCTACAACCACATctaccaccacaacaacaacaaccactactacaacaacaccTTGctccacaacgacaacaaccaccactacaacaaccaccacaacaacgacaacaaccacatgctctacaacaacatctaccacaacaacaaccaccactacaacaacgacaacaaccacatgctctacaaccacaacaaccaccaccaccacaacaacaacaaccacatgcTCTACTACCactactacaacaacgacaaccactaccaccactacaacaacgacgacaacaacaaccacatgcTCTACAagcactacaacaacaaccaccaccacaactacaaccacTTGCTCTACATCTactacaacaacgacaacaaccaccactacaacaaccaccactacaacaaccactactacaacaacgacaacaacaaccacatgcTCTACAagcactacaacaacaaccaccaccacaactactacaacaacaaccacttgCTCTACatctactacaacaac gacaacaaccaccacgacaacaaccacaaccactACCACCACTACGACAACCACTTGCTCTacaaccacaaccaccaccacccctgcaacgacaacaacaacaaccacttgctctacaaccaccacaacaacaaccacgtgCTCCACCTCTACAACAACCCCGTGCACCTCGGCATCACCTACGACGCCTACAACAACCTCCTGCCCGCCACCGACAACAAAACCTTGTTCAGAGACGACGACAACAGTTTGCTCATcaccagcaacaaccacatcaGCGACAACAGCTTCCTCTTGGTGGAGGTTGTTTTAGAATGA
- the LOC133843204 gene encoding uncharacterized protein LOC133843204 isoform X1, with product MRIQYVLLPIVVAILVSSAGAARIRPAVGAVNNALYQRFVCARKADGFRTLQPGSCSQFYECQAGVAKAKSCRNFFDPKSQKCVSYNVGCVEVKQATNMYAEVEATTCETTTLPCEETTTTCVPTTTTTCEATTTTTCEPTTTTTCETTTTTCEPTTTTTCEPTTTTTCESTTTTTCEPSTTTTTTTASTTTTTTTCSTSTTTTTTTTSTTTTTCSTSTTTTTTTTTTTTTCSTTTSTTTTTTTTTTTTPCSTTTTTTTTTTTTTTTTTTCSTTTSTTTTTTTTTTTTTTCSTTTTTTTTTTTTTTCSTTTTTTTTTTTTTTTTTTTTTTCSTSTTTTTTTTTTTTCSTSTTTTTTTTTTTTTTTTTTTTTTTTTTTCSTSTTTTTTTTTTTTTTTCSTSTTTTTTTTTTTTTTTTTTTTTTCSTTTTTTTPATTTTTTTCSTTTTTTTTCSTSTTTPCTSASPTTPTTTSCPPPTTKPCSETTTTVCSSPATTTSATTASSWWRLF from the exons ATGAGAatacaatatg TCCTGTTGCCCATTGTTGTGGCTATTCTTGTGAGCAGCGCAGGAGCAGCCAGAATTCGTCCTGCAGTTGGTGCCGTTAACAACGCTTTGTATCAACGCTTTGTCTGTGCCAGAAAGGCCGATGGATTCCGTACTTTGCAGCCTGGAAGTTGCTCACAATTCTACGAGTGCCAAGCTGGCGTTGCCAAGGCCAAGTCCTGTCGCAACTTCTTCGATCCCAAGAGCCAAAAATGCGTCAGCTACAACGTTGGTTGCGTTGAGGTTAAGCAGGCAACGAATATGTATGCGGAGGTTGAAGCAACAACATGTGAAACAACCACACTGCCCTGTGAAGAAACCACTACAACGTGCGTtcctacaacaacaaccacatgtGAAGCAACAACCACTACAACGTGTGaacctacaacaacaaccacttgtgaaacaacaaccaccacatGTGAgcctacaacaacaaccacttgtgagcctacaacaacaactacttgTGAATCTACTACAACCACCACATGCGAgccttcaacaacaacaaccacaacaacagctagcaccactacaacaacaaccacttgctctacaagcacaacaacgacgacaacaaccacttccacaacaacaactacatgctctacaagcacaacaacgacgacaaccaccaccaccacaacaaccacatgcTCTACAACCACATctaccaccacaacaacaacaaccactactacaacaacaccTTGctccacaacgacaacaaccaccactacaacaaccaccacaacaacgacaacaaccacatgctctacaacaacatctaccacaacaacaaccaccactacaacaacgacaacaaccacatgctctacaaccacaacaaccaccaccaccacaacaacaacaaccacatgcTCTACTACCactactacaacaacgacaaccactaccaccactacaacaacgacgacaacaacaaccacatgcTCTACAagcactacaacaacaaccaccaccacaactacaaccacTTGCTCTACATCTactacaacaacgacaacaaccaccactacaacaaccaccactacaacaaccactactacaacaacgacaacaacaaccacatgcTCTACAagcactacaacaacaaccaccaccacaactactacaacaacaaccacttgCTCTACatctactacaacaac gacaacaaccaccacgacaacaaccacaaccactACCACCACTACGACAACCACTTGCTCTacaaccacaaccaccaccacccctgcaacgacaacaacaacaaccacttgctctacaaccaccacaacaacaaccacgtgCTCCACCTCTACAACAACCCCGTGCACCTCGGCATCACCTACGACGCCTACAACAACCTCCTGCCCGCCACCGACAACAAAACCTTGTTCAGAGACGACGACAACAGTTTGCTCATcaccagcaacaaccacatcaGCGACAACAGCTTCCTCTTGGTGGAGGTTGTTTTAG
- the LOC133843204 gene encoding integumentary mucin C.1-like isoform X3 has product MRIQYVLLPIVVAILVSSAGAARIRPAVGAVNNALYQRFVCARKADGFRTLQPGSCSQFYECQAGVAKAKSCRNFFDPKSQKCVSYNVGCVEVKQATNMYAEVEATTCETTTLPCEETTTTCVPTTTTTCEATTTTTCEPTTTTTCETTTTTCEPTTTTTCEPTTTTTCESTTTTTCEPSTTTTTTTASTTTTTTT; this is encoded by the exons ATGAGAatacaatatg TCCTGTTGCCCATTGTTGTGGCTATTCTTGTGAGCAGCGCAGGAGCAGCCAGAATTCGTCCTGCAGTTGGTGCCGTTAACAACGCTTTGTATCAACGCTTTGTCTGTGCCAGAAAGGCCGATGGATTCCGTACTTTGCAGCCTGGAAGTTGCTCACAATTCTACGAGTGCCAAGCTGGCGTTGCCAAGGCCAAGTCCTGTCGCAACTTCTTCGATCCCAAGAGCCAAAAATGCGTCAGCTACAACGTTGGTTGCGTTGAGGTTAAGCAGGCAACGAATATGTATGCGGAGGTTGAAGCAACAACATGTGAAACAACCACACTGCCCTGTGAAGAAACCACTACAACGTGCGTtcctacaacaacaaccacatgtGAAGCAACAACCACTACAACGTGTGaacctacaacaacaaccacttgtgaaacaacaaccaccacatGTGAgcctacaacaacaaccacttgtgagcctacaacaacaactacttgTGAATCTACTACAACCACCACATGCGAgccttcaacaacaacaaccacaacaacagctagcaccactacaacaacaaccacttg a